The bacterium DNA segment AGATCTTGATCCGGAAATCGCATTGCTTGCCGCCACGCTTGATCGAATCGAGCAGGCTCACCTCGACCTCGTGGCCGGTGATCACGCTGAAAACCTCCTTGATCCAGCCACAGGAGCAGTTGCACCAGGTGTCGGAGAGACGGCCCGGAATATCCGTCACCAGGGGGCAGAAACAGCGGGAGTAGACAACCCGGGCCATGTTGCCTTCGATACCGGCCATGCCGGGTCCCAGGTGCGCCTGCAGAGACTGGATGAAAGCCTCCGGCCGGCCCTTGAACTCCGCGATTTGATCGACTATCCCCCTGCGGGCGCAGGCCCGTCCGCATGCCTCCAGCAGGCGTACCCTATCGGAGGCTTGCAGAGTGGAGTCGGCGGAAGCCAGGAACCCCTGGACCCAGTCGCGGCTGAAAGCTTCGGTCTGCCCGTCTTTCGGAGGGGAGGCCTCTTTCTGTCCCGGATCACCAGCCGGTCTTTCCGCCTTTCCGCTGTTCTCGGCAGCCAGAAGCGCGGGGGAGCAGCCCAGCACAGCAAGCAATCCCATCCCGCGTCTGATGAAAGCTTCCCGTATCATCGTTAACCTCGCAGCGGGAGACAGAAGACCGCTGTTTCAGCCGATCTTCTCCATC contains these protein-coding regions:
- a CDS encoding DUF6144 family protein, which encodes MIREAFIRRGMGLLAVLGCSPALLAAENSGKAERPAGDPGQKEASPPKDGQTEAFSRDWVQGFLASADSTLQASDRVRLLEACGRACARRGIVDQIAEFKGRPEAFIQSLQAHLGPGMAGIEGNMARVVYSRCFCPLVTDIPGRLSDTWCNCSCGWIKEVFSVITGHEVEVSLLDSIKRGGKQCDFRIKI